The Paenibacillus sp. BIC5C1 DNA segment TCGTAATTAAACTCTCGGTAAAAGAATCCCGTGGTCCCCGTAGAACCACCTGTTCTTCAGGCGGAGATATACTTCGTTGATCCCCTCCTGGTGTATCAGCTACAATGGCGGAGTTATGCCCATCCAACAGAATGAGTGTATTCCCGTTAAACATGGAAGAAAAGACTTCATTTAAATGAGTAATCTCTTGTGTGCCAATCGCATTTTTCACTAAAGAGAATAAGTCAGCGTTGGAATTTCGTTGTTTGGAAAAACCTTTAGTGTTCAGTGTCTTCAAAATACTTTCATGGATATCCTGGGTATCCGTTAATCCATCAATGTATATCAGACATGCATACAAATCAGCCTGCTCATTTGTTTTCAATTCTCTAACAATCAGATCACTGCTATACCCCAATTCCTTCCGAATAAAAGCAATGTTGGCATCCAGATTGGATGAAAACGGGGTCTCCACCGGTTGCGTGTCTTGAGAATTTTCACTGCTATCCATACTGATCCTCCTTTACTAACTCCAAAAATTATTTGCGTTAGTAAAAGGATTTATTCATAGGATAAATAATGATATGTTCGTATGAACACAAAAAAATGACCTTGAGCACGTCAAGCAACTCAAGGTCCAACTTCGGAAGTTTTCATTTCAATTTCAGTTCATTTATACTTCCCTGTTCCTCCATTATCGTTTTACTCCTCTTAGCTTACCCATCTGATTTTCATCTAATTTAATAAGATAATCAGGGTTCGGAAAGCTTAAGCTTATGTTCTGATCCCGATAGGATACGATCACATCTGTTTGCTCCACGGAACGGATTTCCACTTGAACAAGCTGTCCTTCCTCCCATGCCAGATCCACCTCGAATCCCCCGCGTGCCCGCAAACCCCGAAACGAACCTTTGGACCAGACAGCGGGTAAAGCAGGAAGCAGGCGAATTTCACCCCCATGGCTCTGAAGAAGCATCTCTGCGATGCCTGCCGTTCCGCCGAAATTCCCATCAATTTGAAACGGGGGATGATTGCAGAAGAGATTCGGTAAAGTGGAGGAGCGCAAAAGTTCAAACATATGATTGTAGGCCAGTTCAGGCTCTTCCAGTCGGGCACACATGTTGAGAATCCATGCCCTGCTCCATCCGGTATGTCCCCCGCCGTGCTTTAGCCTTCGGTCCAAAGTAACCCGGGCGGCTCTGGCTAATTTGGGAGTTGATTGCAACGTGATCTGTGATCCCGGGTGGAGAGCGAATAAATGGGAGATGTGTCTGTGACCCGGTTCCAATTCATCATAATCAATACTCCACTCCTGAATCTGGCCATGTTTTCCAATAGCAGGCTTCGGTATTTGGGCCATTGCCCTGATTAAAGATTCCGCGAATGCCTGATCCGTTTGCAAAATACGAGTACAGTCAATACAACGCATAAACAGCTCCCTTACGATTTGGTTGTCCATGGAAGCCCCATAACATAAAGCCCCGGATTCACCATTACTCAACATGTACCGGTTCTCCGGTGAGGACGATGGGCATATGACCAGATTTCCGTCAGGATCTTCAATTAGAAAATCGAGAAGAAATAAAGCAGCGTCTTTTATCGTTCCGTAAACCTTCTCCAGAAAGTGTATATCTTTTGTGTAATCATAATGATCCCATAAATGCAAAGACAGCCATGCCGCCCCCATAGTCCAAAACGTGGAAGTCACGCATACATCCTGAGGAGCTGTATCTGCCCAAATATCGGAATTGTGATGTGCCATGAATCCTCTGCAACCATACATTTTTTCTGCCGTTTCCGTTCCTCTCAGGTGTATTCTCTCGATAAAATCAAACAAGGGCATGTGGCATTCAGAAAGGTTGCAGCTTTCGGCAAGCCAATAATTCATCTGTGTATTAATGTTAATGGTATATTTACTGTCCCAGATCGGAAGCATGTCCTTGCTCCACATCCCCTGGAGGTTGGCTGGCAATGAACCCGGGCGGCTGCTCGCAATGAGCAAATAACGACCAAACTGAAAGTACAGACTCATAAGCTGCGGGTCATGCCCTCCGGATTGAAGTCGTTCCAGTCGTTGATCCGTCGGCAGCAAGGACCACATGTCGTTGTTATCTTCACTGTCCAGATTCAATTCTACTCTGTTGAATAAAGCACAGTAGTCCGAGACATGATTGGCAACCAATTCAATGTAAGGCCTGGCTGATGCTGATTGAATTCTTCGCATACATTCTACTTCCATCTGGTTCGCAGGTATTCTGAAATCAGTACAAGCAGATACCAGAAGGGTAGCTGCATCTCCATGCTCTAATGAAATGCTGCCGCCGGCACAATGGAGCTGCCCTCCCTCCGCGATCACCCGGATCGCGCAACAGAAACGAATGCCATCTTCCCCGCCACTTCTGCCGCGAATGATTAAACCGTCTGTTCCCCGATGTTCAATCCGATCCAGGTATGCCTGAAAGCCTACCGGATGTTTAAGAATATCGGACCAGGGGGTCGGCTCAAGTACGGTCCCCCTGCCAAACAACGTAGAAAAGGATAGTTTTCCAGGCTCGTTTGATTGCAGACGCACCGCCAGAACCTGATCCGGAAAACTGGAAAAATACTCACGGCGATATGTGGTCTGTCCCGATATATATTCAACATGTACCGTGCCTCGATGAAGATCCAGATGTCGAAGGTAGCTGCTGATCTCTTCCTGAGGATGCTTCATTTCAATATACAAATCACCCAAGGGCTCATAGTGACGCTGCCCGTCAGGCACACCGATCAGAGCCACAGAAGCCAGCTCCTCTGCTGCGCTGATTTGCCCTTCTAATATAAGGTTTCTAATCTCATTTAAATGCTGAAGAGCGTGCGGGTTATTTCGGTCCATTGGCCCCCCGTACCACAGACTATCCTCATTTAACTGGATTCTCTCAATCTGCTCCTTGCCAAAAACCATTCCCCCGAGTGTTCCGTTTCCGATTGGCAATGCTTCCTCCCAGGTTTCAGCCGAGCGGTCGAACCAGATTTTATCGGTATTCATGTTATAGCCTCCAAAGCATTCAGTATTCCCAAGCGATGCGCATTTCAGGTTTGTTTCGTTGGGTTATGCTGTTTCATTCTACGTCAGCTCTGGAAGTAAATAAATGAATAATACTAACCTTGAACATTCACGATTCTAACCTATTAAAGTATTTCATTAACTGAATCTCATTTCATCAGTTTGTCAACCTTTCCAAATATCAGCTTGATTACCTGAGTGGGACCGGGAACGTTGGGCAAGAAAAGTATTACAATAGCAAGAAATACCGCTGCAACCGTAATTCCCGCGACAGGCACTCTTGCTCTTTTTTGTTTGGTGCTGAGCCATTCGCCATATATGATACCTGAGGCGAGTAACATGATGCCAAGTACCGATGCCAATCTCACTCATTCACCCCTCCCTTAAGTTTTAGGATTTAAATACGGCACCGCTAATATGCACTTTGCTCCGGTATTCCTTGAGGTCCAATGGATTTGCCTGTACTGACAATAGCTACTTTCACGTCAATATTCACGTTCATTTCAGAGTATATTTTCTCCCATTCTTGCTGATGTATTGTCCATTGATGCGGGTAATATCTGCGAAACTGTGTAGCGAATTTAAAAAAATCGCTTTTCAACTCCTTCTGTGACATCTGCAGTGCCTTCTCCGCTAATTCTTTCAGTCGATCCGTCCAGGCCTGCTGAAGCTTGGCCATTTTGGAAGGGTCTGTCAAATCATCATCCGTTGTATTTAATACCACTTCACCTTTGGAATGAATATGAATCTCCATAGTCCATTCTTGATTCCGAATATGTGGAACCAGAACGGTTTTGACATCGACCGCACGGATGGAAAATGATCCTTTTGAAGGTTTTACCTCAACAGGCATAATAATGTTGTCCAATTCGTTGGAGAGGAGCAGAACCCCAAGGCTAAGAGGCTCTTGAACCGTTTTGACATATGTATCGTTCTTATACAAGCTTAATCCTTTGAGATAGGGTGTGGTCGCAAGCCTGTCTTGCCCTGGTTCTGTTGGCAGAATCAGCATTCGGGATAAAATGGCGGATCGGGATGGACCTTCAATGGATTGTGCCAATTGTAGAACAGTCACACGCGTGCCCAACTTCATGTTCGCCATTTCACGTAATGATTCTGCCGAGCTTCTCTCCAGAGGATCAAGAATGGCAAGCACATCCTTTGCAGCCTCACTGCTGGAAAAAACATATGCATGCTCCCTGAACTGAGGATAACGGAGTAAAAAATCGATATATTCACGAATTCCGTTTTTACCTGCCTGCTCACTAATAACAATGACCTCGCAATGCCCCCAGAACATGTTGCGAGCGACCTTCCTTTGCAGGCGATTTAATGCTTCAGCGATGGTCTGCCCTTCCGCTGTGCGAGTCATCGTCACACCACTTGCACTTGTTCCACTGCTACCACTCTCTGCTCCCCCGCTTCCCTTGCGAGGAATAAAGATTTGAGCCGTCAGTTGTACCTTCTCGTCAACATAGTCAACGCCGGTAGCCAGAACAATTGCCAAATCGTTAATCTCTGTCCGGTCCCAACAGCCAGTCAACAGTAAGCTGCACAACATTGAGATCAATCCAACTCTTTCTATCCATAGTCGATGTTTTTTCATTTGCGAGCTCCATCCTTACTTCCAGGCTTCCAGATCTTCTTCAAAAGTGCAGCCATGTATATCAGACCCGGGATTACCAAGAGGAACATCATGGTGTAGACGTTGGCCGAAGCACTGACTAAACTTGCAATCCCTCCGCCACCATTAGTAACGATCCAATATGCATACACCATGCACAGGAAAGACAGTGGAGATACGAGCGGTTTATAGTCTTTCAGACCGAGCCACTCTGCCATAGATGTCGCAAAAATGTAAAGGAAGACGGAAATCTTAATAAAAATCCCGAAAATCCATATTGCAATAATAATGGCTTCAATATGCTGCAGGAAATCCGCTATAGTAATATAACGTGCAGCAATCAGTACTGGAAATACGAAGGTGTCCGTCAAATCTCCAATCAGAAAAAGGCAAAACAGATTGGTTACGGTCATAGCTGTAGTTGTGAAAATGAGAGAACCAAGCATCGTTCTGCCTATCCCTTTCCTTCTGTTTACATACGGAAGCAAAAAGGCCAATACAATATATTCGCTAAACCAGGCAGCAGGTGCAAGTGCGCCTTTCAGTATAGGTACAAACCCTTTCTCCATAAAAGGAAAAAACTCGGCAGGGTGAAGCTCACCAATGAGCAGAACAAAGATGAGAGCCAGCAAGACAATAAACAACGTTACAAACACTTGGGAGGTTCGTCCAACCACCTCAATTCCCAAACGGACATTAATGGCACATACAACTACCATCGTTCCCATCACCACAAACATCGGTGTCCGGGGAAGTGCGTTATATACAATAAATTCACCATATTCCCGAATGATCAGTCCGGTCAGATGAGGAAGAAAAGTCAAATAGAGTAGGCCAACGATCTTGCCCGGCCAGCGCCCCAGAATTAGCAGGCTTGATTGAATCAGTGTCTTCCCTGGATACATACGATCCAACCCCAAAGATATGCCAATGGCGAGCATTCCAACCATTGAGCCCAAAAACGGGGACATCCACATGTCATGCCCTGCGTAATGCATCGTAATGCCCGGAACCGACAGTATCGCTGTAGCAAGTATGGCAGGAAACATCAAGAACGCCAGTTGAGTGACGGATATTTTTCCTTTATCCGTTAACATAAGATAAGACCCCCTGTTTCTTGAAGTTAATTGCATTTATTTCTGCTTGCTCCAAGGCATCGGACGCCACCACACATCCTTCAGCTTTCGGCTGAACGTAGGGGCCACGGGAGACAGGTATGGCGTGCCGAATGATCGCAGACTGCTTAAGTGAATGACAATGAGAATGACACCAAGCATCACACCTATAAGTCCTAATGTCCCGGCCAGCAACATCATCGGGAATCGTAACAGCCGGGTTGCAATGCTGGCCGCATAACGGGGGATCATGAAGGAGGCTATCCCCGTAATTGCCACGATGATAATCATGGGAGCTGATACGATGCCAGCAGTTGTAGCAGCCTGACCGATAATTAAAGCGCCTACGATACTAACGGCTGACCCTACCTGTTTGGGCAATCGCACACCTGCCTCGCGCAGTGCTTCAAAGGCGATTTCCATAATGAGTGCTTCCACTAATGCGGGAAAAGGGATCTCCTCCCTTGCCCGGGCGATGCTCAACATTAATACCGTTGGAATCATTTCCTGATGAAAAGTTGTTATGGCAACATAAGCGGATGGTAGTAAAAGCGACAGCACATAAAAGAAATACCGGAGCCAGCGAACAAATACAGCCATAAACATATTTTGATAATAATCCTCTGGAGATTGCAGCATGGAAAAAATCGTTACAGGTGCGATCAGACTGAAAGGGGTCCCGTCAACCAGCAGGGCGAAGCGGCCTTCCAATAGATTGGAGGCAACCACGTCCGGTCGTTCTGTCGCAATCATCTGGGGAAAAGGGGAATAATGCTGGTCAATGATGCCCTCCTCAATGTACTGACTCTCTAATACATCCTTAATCTTTAACTGACTCAGGCGTGACTCTACCTCTTTGACCAGCTTCGGATCAATAATCCCTTCCATATAAGCAAGTGCAACATTGGTACTTGTGTACTCTCCAATGGTAAGCGCCCTCAGCTTAAGGTCTGATGTCTTCACCCGTTTTCGCAGTAAAGAGAGATTAGTCGCTAACGATTCCGTGAATCCGTCACGGGAACCACGAACCGTTGATTCCGCCGCCGGCTCCTCCGGCGTTCGATTAGCTGCTTTGTAGAGGGGATATACGGTGGCCAAAGCTTCTCCTTCCAGAATCAGCAAAGCTTGACCATCCAATATGGACTCTACCGCCTGACCGACAGTGTGCACATTCTGGATGGAGGAGAGCGGAACTTGGGTCGGCGGAAGTTTAATACGTTTGTCTATATGTCCAAAGGAAAAGTATTGAAGCCCTTCCTGAGGTTGAACGGAATCGTTACCGAAGAAATTTAATTCATTTACTGGGGTAACATATTTACCGGTTTCTTGTAATGGAGCGAGCACTTGGCGCTCAAGTCGTTCTGTATCACAGAGTCCGAGGCAGTAGATACAGAGGGCGGAAGTGCCCAAGGCCGTTTGAAACGAATGAAAAATAATATCGGAGCAACCCGAAAAAATGGAGCGTAACGCAGCTTCGTCCACAGAAACATGTCCGGTTAACGGTTCATCCTGTCCCTTGATTATTTGTGAACTCATTCTGCTTCCTCCCTGTGGTTACTCTGAATACGAATTCTCATAGATAACGATATTCTGCGCTCCACAAGAAAGATTTATACGAAAGGCTAACCATATCTTAATGAAAGACCTATGAAAACAAAATAGCCCCTGCGTTAACAGGGGCTATTCTTTATTACTTTTAGAATGACAGAATCACTTTACCCTCAGAGTGACCCGTCGACACTTTTTTTAACGCCTTTTTGTCCATCACCAGAAGGTTGTGTACCTTCCGTAATCAGGAGTTCCATGGTGGCACGCTGAGCGTAATAAAGTGCAGCCAGCTCTCCAGGCGTTCCATTTTCATGTACTCGACTTCGTGTCATAGGCGCCATAACGAGTCGATGTGGTTCAATCCGGCTTGCTTATCTTATCCTTTTAGAATGAACAGTAAAGAATGTTTCTTCTTTCCCGTCAGAAATATCCATTTTGAAGGAGAACCTGTACCGTTAAAATAGAAATAGAGAAAACCGCTAACGCAGCGGTTTTTCTGGAACCCTTTCACAGTCTAATAATTATTAATCAAATAGATCAGTCCGATAAGATTACCTTCAACCTCATACGCCAAGTTCAATGTATAGTATCCTTTTTCTTCATTAGATATATCTACAGTAAACTTCTCAGGAGTCTGCTGCCAGTTGCTCACATCTACCAGGGTCTCTTTAAACGTTTTGTTGTTTCTAACACTTGCTGAATAGGGGATCACTTTATTACCATCTATCCCTGTAACCAGATTAGTAATTTCAATGACGGAGCCCTTCAGCTCTCCTACTTGGACGATTTGAGGGTTTGCTATCAATTGATTGAGTTTGGTTAACCCTTTTAATGGAGAGAAATCCGTAATTGCATTGCCCGTGATATCTAACGTCACTAGGTTATTTGCGTACTGCAACCCATCTAGGGATTCAATTCTTCCAGATTTACTATTAAGTGATTTCAACTTCAGGATATCGCCATGGGTTAGATCTCCCGCTATTCCTAATGTTGTCTTAATAGAATCTCTTAAATAATCATCTTGTATGACAATCGGCGCAGTTAAATCAACTTCGGTTAATCCAGCCATTGCTGTCCGTAATGCTGCTAGTACTGTATCCACTTCATCTTGCGTAACTTCCTTATTAACCAAGGCCGCCTCGGCGGCGGATAAGCTAGCGGTGAGCGCCGTAGCACTCTCCTCTGTGTACCCATTAAGATTAATCGCTTCAGCCTCTGTTACGGCGTGTTCCAGATCTCCAGTAAACAGTTTATCCGTGTTGACAAAATGTAGCTTTGTATCTCCCCATGTGGCATGATCAGATCCATTGCCATTTCCGCCGTCGGTTACAACTAATTTAAGCTCTTTCGCTTCGTTAATGTCTACATCAATGAATTTTTGAGGATCTTTGGAGTTCATCATGCCACTGTCGAATTTCTTCTCCCCGTCCACATAAACCTCAAAGCTTACCGAACCAACAGAACCATACATCTGCCGATCTACACCCACATATGACGTGAAGTAATTATAATCCTTATCGTTTAAATCATACACAATTGTAGAGTTCGAATGCGCTCCAATGCCCCTGTCATAGATTACTTCACGATTATTCTCATCCGTTAATCTCAAAGCATGATTACTGATTGAAATATCCTTATGCGGAGCAGTATAACTATTTTTTGTAGAAGTCCAATCATAATCGGTCAAATACTTGTAATCTTCCATGTTAACTACTGCAATCGTACGAGTTCCCGTAACTGTATTTCCATCGCTATCCGTTACGGTATAGGTAATGGGATATTTCCCAACTCTATTGAAGTTCACTTGTTCTCTTCCAGAAACCACGACATTAGAAGTTAAATCCCCATCCTCAGCATCCACGGCAGTATAAAGTTCAATGATTGGGAGGGTATGTCCTACTTTAGTCGATATCGATTTTGGTATCGTAAGTGTTGGCACACTATTTAATACAAGGAACTTGGCATCTGCCCAGACCGTGTGATCCGCTGTATTTCCATTATGATTCGCATCGGTTGTTACGAGCTTAATTTCTCTTGCGCCTGTGACAGAGATCTGTATAAATTCATGTTCTGTACTCGATTTGAACACATCACTGCTAAATTTCCGTTCCCCATCAACGTAAATTTCAAACGTTGCAGAGGAAGCTGCATTGCCTTTCATTGCTTGATCGATGCCGATATAACTTTCAAAATAGTCATAGCCTTTGCCTTCAATGTTATATACAATTTCAGAATTGGCATGAACACCTAATCCCTTAGCATACGCTGCAGGTAGACCTTGTCTTATTAAAGTGATTCCGCTGCTTGATGGTGCCAAATCCTTTCGCAAGGAGCTCCAGCCAACCGTAGCTGATGCTGTATCCAGATCCGAAGCATACACATAATCACTGGTTACAGTGACATGTGCAGTCTTGGTTTCGGTAGCCCCTTCATTCTTGATTTCATAGACAACCTCATAATTTCCTTTTGTCGTGATATCCACGTTATTCGATTTTACAGTAACAGTATTCACAATATCTTGACCTTGATAATTCGTCGCACTAACGTAGTTAATCGGATTAAAAGCCTGGTTCAGCTTGAGTGTAATATGCTCTTCAACCGATAGCGTTGGTTTGAATGCTTTAACCTCTACCGGACTTAGGGTGTTCAATCTTTTGTCATAACCAACGATTCTATAGGTATAGTTTTGCGTCCCATCGATATTGTTGTCTATAAATTGATTTTTAGCCGTAAATCCAACCAAGACATTGTCCCGGTATATTTCATAACCCAGAAAATCTTCCTTGTATGCTTTATCCATATTAAAGGTTAACGTATTCGTTTTCACTGCTTCATTCGAGCTGATATTGACGTGGATAGGAACATTTTTTGTAGCCATTCCAGTTCCTTCATAAGAGACAACCGAATTATTTAAATACCACAACTTATTGGACGCCGGATATTTACTTACCTTCAATTTTGTCTCGGGATTGACTGTAAAACCGTGTCTAGCAAAAAAGCTGCTCAAATCCTGACCTAATACTTCTGAAGAGAATTCTACTAAATATTGTTGTCTGGAGCTCTCGCCATTAGGAAGAGATACTTTACGATCTCGATATAGACTATTTAACTGCGCCCAGTACCCAGGATGGGCCAATTCCAATTGCCAAAATGCGCCGAGTCTCGCAAAAAGACCTTGCTGTTCCATTGCTACTTTATTTTCTTGGATAACATATTTATAAATATCAGATTCGAATGGGATGCGTGTATCTATGGAATTACGCTCTACGGACAACAACATGGGTAACATGTTATTGCTAACCTCACCGTACTCCCGTTCTCCTACAGCCATGCGGTGTCCGATTTCGTGTGATAAACCCCAACCAGGATATACCTTACTGAAATCCTCCAGCATCAAAGCTACGGTCTCAGCCTGAATTCCGGTATGGTCACCTGCTGCATACATTGCACCATACGGTTGCATTAATCTAATATTCTCTCGAATAAGCTTAGGGTCATGATTAACATTGCGGCCATCCAGACCAAAGTAATCAAATAATCGATTAATCCATACATCATAACCCGTTAAAGTATCTAGAGGATTTTGGTTCTTTGTAATAAACGCATTGTAGGCTTGTGTAGTGGTACCTGTGAAAATAATACGATTGCTCACCATTTCAACCACGTCAATCATTTCACGGTCTTTTACGTTGGGATGGGCTGTTTTATCTGCGTCTAATCTTTGTTTATAATCGTTCAATAAGGCTTTAAATTCGGCCGGATCTGTGTCTTGCGTCATCATCGGGAATCGTTCCGCACCTTCAAAACGGATACGAGGCGCTTGCCCTTGCTCTTCCGATGTATAAGGGTTAACGATGTAGATTGGTCCACCTTTCGTTACATCATGCGCGTATGCGCTGGTTGTAGGATTCTCAGGTACCACGATCGTATTTTTTCCAGGTCGCAATTGCACCCCTTTTGCCCAGCTATTCCAAGCGCCTTCTTGCTGCGAAAAGATTAATGAAGGTACTTGATCAGTAGAACTGACATCTACATATACGTTGATCGTATCGCCCGGCATGGCTATAAGTCCGGTAGGCTGGTTATTGGTGCCCATACTAAATCTTAAGTTTTGCTGTGCATGCTTCTTCATATCGCCATGTTGTTCAGCAGTAATGATTAACCCTTCGGTCTGTAGTTCACCGCTCACGATCTTTTGGGCTAAATCAAGCTGAGCTTTAAACTGAGAATATAAAGGATGAGCAACTGCCTCATTTTCCAAAGAAGTTATTTTCTCTACTGTGTTAAACTCCCCGCTAACCTGACTATATGTATTATCCGTAAATAGTTTGTTCATCTTATCCGACACAGCATCTTTTTTATAAAAAGCAAACTCCGCCGCACTCGCCCAGTCTTGATTTGCCTTCTTGAAGACAAACTTGATTCGCTTAAATGCTGTTGGCGCAAATTTCATTTCAACGACGTCACCTGTTGAACCTTTATACTCCCCCGAGGTTACTAACGTAAAATCATCACCTGCATCCGTCATAGAACTGTAAATCTCAAACTCTTGAGCGAATCCTTTTCCTTTAGCTCCAGTTTGTCTAGCAGCATACACAATTCTATCCAATGTAGTCGCTTCATCCAATAGAAATACGACCTCATTTGTAAAAGTTGAAGAATTGGGTTTACCTGTTTCCCAGTGTGTATTTAGTTCTCCATCAATCGCCTTATTTATGGTAGAACTTGAGTAGTTCCCCCCATTATTAGTGATTGACTTAATATGAGTAGTGTTCATTTTAAAGACATCATTATAAGCATTTAAAATGTCTTTTCCGTATAAATCAAACGGTTTAACGAATGCCACAGTCGGTACAATAGTGCCGCGATCCCCTGCCTTGTTTGTGACAGTAGCATTAGAAACACTGGATGGTTGACTTGCTGCAGCATACCCTGCTTCACTTGACAGGGTAACGAGTAGTGCTGCAGATGTAGCGATTGCAAGCATTTTTTTCATGATTGTTTCCTCCTGATGAATGATAGTTATGACAACTGACCTAAAATAGCGCAAAAAAAACTACCCTTAAGAGTAGTTTTATCACGCGAAGATATTAAAAGATGAAATC contains these protein-coding regions:
- a CDS encoding NPCBM/NEW2 domain-containing protein, producing MKKMLAIATSAALLVTLSSEAGYAAASQPSSVSNATVTNKAGDRGTIVPTVAFVKPFDLYGKDILNAYNDVFKMNTTHIKSITNNGGNYSSSTINKAIDGELNTHWETGKPNSSTFTNEVVFLLDEATTLDRIVYAARQTGAKGKGFAQEFEIYSSMTDAGDDFTLVTSGEYKGSTGDVVEMKFAPTAFKRIKFVFKKANQDWASAAEFAFYKKDAVSDKMNKLFTDNTYSQVSGEFNTVEKITSLENEAVAHPLYSQFKAQLDLAQKIVSGELQTEGLIITAEQHGDMKKHAQQNLRFSMGTNNQPTGLIAMPGDTINVYVDVSSTDQVPSLIFSQQEGAWNSWAKGVQLRPGKNTIVVPENPTTSAYAHDVTKGGPIYIVNPYTSEEQGQAPRIRFEGAERFPMMTQDTDPAEFKALLNDYKQRLDADKTAHPNVKDREMIDVVEMVSNRIIFTGTTTQAYNAFITKNQNPLDTLTGYDVWINRLFDYFGLDGRNVNHDPKLIRENIRLMQPYGAMYAAGDHTGIQAETVALMLEDFSKVYPGWGLSHEIGHRMAVGEREYGEVSNNMLPMLLSVERNSIDTRIPFESDIYKYVIQENKVAMEQQGLFARLGAFWQLELAHPGYWAQLNSLYRDRKVSLPNGESSRQQYLVEFSSEVLGQDLSSFFARHGFTVNPETKLKVSKYPASNKLWYLNNSVVSYEGTGMATKNVPIHVNISSNEAVKTNTLTFNMDKAYKEDFLGYEIYRDNVLVGFTAKNQFIDNNIDGTQNYTYRIVGYDKRLNTLSPVEVKAFKPTLSVEEHITLKLNQAFNPINYVSATNYQGQDIVNTVTVKSNNVDITTKGNYEVVYEIKNEGATETKTAHVTVTSDYVYASDLDTASATVGWSSLRKDLAPSSSGITLIRQGLPAAYAKGLGVHANSEIVYNIEGKGYDYFESYIGIDQAMKGNAASSATFEIYVDGERKFSSDVFKSSTEHEFIQISVTGAREIKLVTTDANHNGNTADHTVWADAKFLVLNSVPTLTIPKSISTKVGHTLPIIELYTAVDAEDGDLTSNVVVSGREQVNFNRVGKYPITYTVTDSDGNTVTGTRTIAVVNMEDYKYLTDYDWTSTKNSYTAPHKDISISNHALRLTDENNREVIYDRGIGAHSNSTIVYDLNDKDYNYFTSYVGVDRQMYGSVGSVSFEVYVDGEKKFDSGMMNSKDPQKFIDVDINEAKELKLVVTDGGNGNGSDHATWGDTKLHFVNTDKLFTGDLEHAVTEAEAINLNGYTEESATALTASLSAAEAALVNKEVTQDEVDTVLAALRTAMAGLTEVDLTAPIVIQDDYLRDSIKTTLGIAGDLTHGDILKLKSLNSKSGRIESLDGLQYANNLVTLDITGNAITDFSPLKGLTKLNQLIANPQIVQVGELKGSVIEITNLVTGIDGNKVIPYSASVRNNKTFKETLVDVSNWQQTPEKFTVDISNEEKGYYTLNLAYEVEGNLIGLIYLINNY